The Mycolicibacterium boenickei genome has a segment encoding these proteins:
- a CDS encoding SHOCT domain-containing protein: MNSRRSAPRAAIVPSICTLVVGAIGLFVMIFLNAFVLDEYDAYGEVPIPGTASLDLPQGEVTVSLHTMVTGSGSGLPVPPLRLHVSAPEGTADPVVTESIGGTTTVNNDARVRVWVMQVSGAGAYEISVDGQVQGYINPRLAFGHGSQYGWLSWLFGGLTVLGVLALICSVMWSARENKRARPLSDLGFEPIPPHPAVPTGHQPNSYQPTDQGIRLEQLKTIAALRDSGALTDAEFEAEKRRILES, encoded by the coding sequence ATGAACAGCCGTCGGTCTGCTCCGCGCGCCGCGATCGTCCCATCGATCTGCACCCTCGTCGTCGGCGCAATCGGGCTGTTCGTGATGATCTTCCTGAACGCGTTCGTCCTGGACGAGTACGACGCTTACGGAGAGGTGCCCATCCCGGGGACCGCCAGCCTGGATTTGCCGCAGGGTGAGGTGACGGTCAGCCTTCACACCATGGTCACCGGATCCGGCAGTGGTCTGCCGGTTCCGCCTCTGCGCCTGCACGTGTCCGCACCTGAGGGGACCGCCGATCCGGTGGTGACCGAAAGCATCGGCGGGACAACCACGGTGAACAACGATGCTCGGGTACGGGTGTGGGTGATGCAGGTATCCGGTGCGGGTGCCTACGAGATCAGCGTCGACGGTCAAGTCCAGGGCTATATCAATCCGCGGCTGGCCTTCGGGCACGGCAGTCAATACGGCTGGCTGTCCTGGCTGTTCGGTGGACTTACCGTACTGGGGGTGCTGGCACTGATCTGCAGCGTGATGTGGTCGGCGCGGGAAAACAAGCGGGCACGCCCCCTCTCGGATCTGGGCTTCGAGCCGATTCCACCACACCCGGCGGTGCCGACCGGACATCAGCCGAACAGCTACCAGCCCACCGACCAGGGAATCCGGCTCGAGCAGCTCAAAACGATTGCTGCGCTGCGTGATAGCGGAGCTCTGACCGACGCCGAGTTCGAGGCGGAGAAGCGCCGGATCCTGGAGAGCTGA
- a CDS encoding styrene monooxygenase/indole monooxygenase family protein, with protein sequence MTTSSGRSAAVIGAGQTGVTAALGLLDNGFDVTLYSDRDQRSLRDDVPATGTALIFGEAQRAEESLGLNTYLATAPTSTGQSVRVVDGSGPDRAEEIAFDADFDGFVGVAVDTRLKADDRLTLFRQRGGRFVVESVDPVRLDAIAAGVDLTLVATGRGGLSTLFPVDAQRSAYDRPQRSLLTVTLAGLPYGPDVFAHRGGAGGRHNAFTVVTDQGESWWGGYLHKDAGPTWTFLGWARPGSDWDRRFAGADSARSALDIVTALHRDYIDWDLPEVSALRVLEDDPHSWLKGAVTQVVRSGVGRTASGHPVAALGDTAVSFDPIAGQGAQGGLVHAATLVRKAAAHDGRFDEAWLRSTFEEFYAHRARAAQLVTRLFLADPELAEYGNLFFAAAQGSPRFASKLFGLLDDPRPVESLTSVAAAKQLITEFAGESADALLERFVPAGSFRRSDWATQAA encoded by the coding sequence ATGACGACTTCGAGTGGACGCTCCGCGGCGGTGATCGGTGCCGGGCAGACCGGGGTGACAGCGGCTCTCGGGCTGTTGGACAACGGGTTTGACGTCACCCTGTACAGCGACCGGGACCAGCGCAGTTTGCGCGACGATGTCCCGGCCACCGGCACCGCGCTGATCTTCGGCGAGGCGCAGCGGGCCGAGGAGTCCCTCGGTCTCAACACCTACCTGGCCACCGCCCCGACCTCGACCGGGCAGAGCGTACGGGTGGTCGACGGCTCCGGTCCCGACCGCGCCGAGGAGATAGCGTTCGACGCCGACTTCGACGGATTCGTCGGCGTCGCCGTGGACACCCGACTCAAGGCCGACGACCGGCTCACGCTGTTCCGACAGCGCGGCGGGCGGTTCGTGGTCGAGTCCGTCGACCCGGTGCGGCTGGACGCCATCGCCGCCGGCGTCGATCTGACGTTGGTGGCAACCGGCCGCGGCGGCCTGTCCACCCTGTTCCCGGTCGACGCCCAGCGCTCCGCCTACGATCGCCCCCAGCGCAGCCTGTTGACTGTCACACTCGCCGGATTACCGTACGGTCCCGATGTTTTCGCTCATCGGGGCGGCGCCGGTGGTCGCCACAACGCATTCACCGTGGTCACCGATCAGGGTGAGTCCTGGTGGGGCGGATATCTCCACAAGGACGCCGGCCCGACGTGGACGTTCCTGGGTTGGGCTCGCCCCGGCAGCGACTGGGACCGGCGGTTCGCCGGAGCCGACAGCGCGCGGTCCGCACTCGACATCGTCACCGCACTGCACCGTGACTACATCGACTGGGACCTCCCTGAGGTGAGTGCTCTCAGGGTCCTCGAGGACGATCCGCACTCGTGGCTGAAAGGCGCTGTCACCCAGGTGGTGCGGTCCGGGGTCGGCCGCACCGCGAGCGGGCATCCGGTGGCCGCCCTGGGCGATACCGCGGTGTCGTTCGACCCGATCGCCGGCCAGGGCGCCCAGGGTGGACTGGTCCATGCCGCCACCCTGGTCCGCAAAGCCGCCGCACATGACGGCCGGTTCGACGAGGCGTGGCTGCGCAGCACATTCGAGGAGTTCTACGCGCACCGAGCGCGGGCGGCGCAGTTGGTCACCCGGTTGTTCCTGGCCGATCCAGAACTGGCCGAGTACGGCAATCTGTTCTTCGCGGCCGCGCAGGGCAGCCCGCGATTCGCCTCGAAACTGTTTGGCCTGCTGGATGATCCACGGCCGGTCGAATCGCTCACCTCAGTGGCCGCCGCCAAACAGCTGATCACCGAATTCGCCGGAGAGTCCGCCGATGCACTGCTGGAACGATTCGTCCCGGCAGGATCGTTCCGACGGTCCGACTGGGCCACCCAGGCGGCGTAG
- a CDS encoding cellulase family glycosylhydrolase, which yields MVGRPVRTAVLLCVTLLVATACSPSPPLSPPPLTSTAAPPTGGRAAIPPLGVSGMSLTLDGKPQWPIGINAYQLATNWSVNAGCGAQVDLDSYFASLPPHSLTRFNAYSSFAVNKFTGQLDFTSLDAVFRAAERHGQLLIAVLTSDEGGCENDYFKNYGWYADGWRTEVSHGLPMSFAAWLDLAVKRWANSPALAGWTAVGEPEPTDCRDHHCHWTTRYCPPNAADVLRAFFDATGARIRQLDPDAVIFSGHAGGGQCGSAGDEFAKVNASPGVDVLEYHYYEETDFLPGDEYDGVRRRLEQARSVGKPLLIAEIGMEAGSCESLDERKQVLTDALDHMRTLGAAGAMFWAFVPDPRPDECTLDIGRTDPLWSLIGATPV from the coding sequence GTGGTCGGCAGGCCAGTTCGCACCGCGGTGTTGCTCTGCGTGACACTGCTGGTCGCGACGGCCTGTTCCCCGTCGCCCCCGCTGTCGCCACCACCGCTGACCAGCACGGCTGCCCCACCCACCGGCGGTCGGGCAGCCATCCCACCGCTGGGCGTCTCGGGGATGTCGCTCACGCTCGACGGCAAACCGCAGTGGCCGATCGGCATCAACGCGTACCAGCTGGCCACCAACTGGTCCGTCAACGCGGGGTGCGGGGCACAGGTGGATCTCGACTCGTACTTCGCCAGCCTGCCGCCGCATTCGCTCACCCGGTTCAACGCGTACTCCAGTTTCGCGGTGAACAAGTTCACCGGACAACTCGATTTCACCTCTCTCGATGCGGTGTTCCGGGCCGCCGAGCGACACGGCCAACTGCTGATCGCGGTGCTCACCAGCGACGAAGGTGGCTGCGAGAACGACTATTTCAAAAACTACGGGTGGTACGCCGACGGCTGGCGGACCGAGGTGTCGCACGGCCTGCCGATGTCGTTCGCCGCGTGGCTGGACCTCGCGGTCAAACGGTGGGCCAACTCTCCCGCACTCGCCGGCTGGACCGCCGTCGGTGAGCCCGAACCGACCGATTGCCGAGACCACCACTGTCACTGGACCACCCGCTACTGTCCGCCGAACGCTGCCGACGTGCTGCGCGCATTCTTCGACGCCACCGGAGCCCGGATCCGTCAACTGGATCCCGACGCGGTGATCTTCAGCGGCCACGCCGGCGGCGGCCAATGCGGTTCGGCAGGCGACGAATTCGCGAAGGTGAACGCCTCGCCGGGCGTGGACGTACTCGAATATCACTACTACGAGGAGACGGACTTCCTTCCTGGTGACGAGTACGATGGGGTCCGCCGCCGGCTCGAGCAGGCCCGTTCGGTCGGTAAGCCACTGCTGATCGCCGAGATCGGTATGGAGGCCGGCTCGTGTGAATCCTTGGACGAGCGCAAGCAGGTGCTGACCGATGCGCTCGACCACATGCGCACATTGGGCGCTGCCGGCGCGATGTTCTGGGCTTTCGTGCCCGATCCGCGGCCCGACGAATGCACCTTGGACATCGGCCGCACCGACCCGTTGTGGTCCCTGATCGGCGCCACGCCGGTCTGA
- a CDS encoding MBL fold metallo-hydrolase, whose amino-acid sequence MTANIQRVVTSGKFELDGGSWDVDNNIWLVGDDSDVIVFDAAHTAAPIIEAVDGRNVVAVVCTHGHNDHITVAPELGKELDAPVLLHPADEMLWRVVHPDAEFRAVEDGLVLRAGGIELHALHTPGHSPGSVCWSIPELNAVVSGDTLFQGGPGATGRSFSDFPTILESISKRLGLLPGETVVYTGHGDTTTIGDEIVHYDEWVARGH is encoded by the coding sequence GTGACTGCCAACATTCAACGAGTCGTCACCAGCGGCAAGTTCGAACTCGACGGCGGCAGCTGGGACGTCGACAACAACATCTGGCTCGTGGGCGACGACAGCGATGTCATCGTGTTCGACGCCGCCCACACCGCCGCCCCGATCATCGAAGCCGTGGACGGCCGCAACGTCGTCGCGGTGGTCTGCACGCATGGCCACAACGACCACATCACCGTCGCGCCCGAGCTCGGCAAGGAGCTGGACGCGCCGGTGCTGCTGCACCCGGCAGACGAGATGTTGTGGCGAGTCGTCCACCCGGACGCCGAGTTTCGGGCCGTCGAGGACGGCCTCGTGTTGCGCGCGGGCGGCATCGAGCTGCATGCCCTGCACACGCCGGGGCACTCCCCCGGGTCGGTCTGCTGGTCGATCCCTGAGCTGAACGCAGTGGTCTCCGGCGACACCCTGTTCCAAGGCGGCCCCGGCGCGACCGGACGGTCGTTCTCGGACTTCCCCACGATCCTGGAGTCCATCTCGAAACGGCTGGGCCTGCTGCCGGGTGAGACGGTGGTCTACACGGGGCACGGCGACACCACCACGATCGGCGACGAGATCGTGCACTACGACGAGTGGGTTGCCCGCGGGCACTGA
- a CDS encoding S-(hydroxymethyl)mycothiol dehydrogenase, with protein sequence MPQTVRGVISRSKKQPVELVDIVIPDPGPGEVVVDIIACGVCHTDLTYREGGINDEYPFLLGHEAAGTVESVGEGVTHVEPGDFVILNWRAVCGECRACKRGRPHLCFDTHNAAQKMTLTDGTELTPALGIGAFADKTLVHEGQCTKVDSEADPAVAGLLGCGVMAGIGAAINTGAVTRDDTVAVIGCGGVGDAAIAGAALVGAKKIIAVDTDNKKLNWARDFGATHTINARELDAVETIQDLTDGFGADVVIDAVGRPETWKQAFYARDLAGTVVLVGVPTPDMTLEMPLVDFFSRGGSLKSSWYGDCLPERDFPTLISLYLQGRLPLEKFVSERIGLDAIEDAFHKMHAGEVLRSVVVLK encoded by the coding sequence ATGCCTCAGACAGTGCGCGGTGTGATCTCCCGGAGCAAGAAACAGCCCGTCGAACTCGTCGACATCGTCATTCCCGATCCGGGTCCCGGTGAGGTGGTGGTGGACATCATCGCCTGCGGCGTATGCCATACCGACCTGACCTACCGCGAGGGCGGCATCAACGACGAGTACCCGTTCCTGCTCGGCCATGAGGCCGCGGGCACGGTCGAGTCGGTCGGCGAGGGCGTCACCCACGTCGAGCCGGGCGACTTCGTGATCCTCAACTGGCGTGCGGTGTGCGGGGAATGCCGCGCCTGCAAGCGCGGTCGCCCGCACCTGTGTTTCGACACCCACAACGCGGCCCAGAAGATGACGCTGACCGACGGCACCGAGCTGACGCCGGCCCTGGGCATCGGGGCGTTCGCCGACAAGACGCTGGTTCACGAAGGGCAGTGCACCAAGGTCGATTCCGAGGCCGACCCGGCCGTGGCTGGCCTGCTGGGCTGCGGCGTGATGGCCGGCATCGGCGCGGCGATCAACACCGGCGCCGTTACCCGTGACGACACCGTCGCCGTCATCGGCTGCGGCGGCGTGGGTGACGCCGCCATCGCCGGCGCCGCCCTGGTCGGCGCCAAGAAGATCATCGCCGTCGACACCGACAACAAGAAGCTCAACTGGGCCCGCGATTTCGGTGCCACCCACACCATCAACGCCCGTGAGCTCGACGCGGTCGAGACCATCCAGGATCTGACCGACGGATTCGGTGCCGATGTGGTGATCGACGCGGTCGGACGCCCGGAAACCTGGAAGCAGGCGTTCTACGCACGGGATCTGGCCGGCACCGTGGTGCTGGTCGGCGTGCCGACCCCGGACATGACGCTGGAAATGCCGTTGGTCGACTTCTTCTCCCGCGGTGGATCATTGAAGTCCTCGTGGTACGGCGACTGCCTGCCCGAGCGCGACTTCCCCACCCTGATCTCCCTCTATCTGCAGGGCCGGCTGCCGTTGGAGAAGTTCGTCTCCGAGCGCATCGGGCTGGACGCGATCGAGGATGCGTTCCACAAGATGCACGCCGGTGAGGTGCTGCGCTCGGTGGTGGTGTTGAAGTGA
- a CDS encoding chemotaxis protein CheY — protein MVDDRTQLLVVARTAYRRNDWRTSYESFSRVDGMQALDTDDLAVYAAAAWRQGHGRESVRINEQVHSRLLRTDPVQAAMKAAEIGLAWLARGHLALARSWAQRAQVLLTGVPETTAHGYLAYLLAATAADAGDQGQFDTATRHLAAIAENLDDAALATLTQALSGTAVAAAGDPAGYRALDQVLLPVLDEPLPAEWAADVYRRALTLAHRRNAADRVASWTQSMQRWCDATEPESTQSAYRAVCDVHRLSVVTDADPHDLVRQVVGLRRLVADVDAVAASMVEELLSRSVGRAR, from the coding sequence GTGGTCGACGATCGAACTCAACTGCTGGTGGTGGCCCGCACGGCGTATCGCCGAAATGACTGGCGCACCAGCTACGAATCCTTCAGCCGCGTCGACGGGATGCAGGCCCTCGACACCGACGATCTTGCCGTGTACGCCGCGGCGGCCTGGCGGCAGGGTCATGGCCGCGAATCCGTTCGGATCAACGAACAGGTGCACAGCCGCCTGTTGCGCACCGACCCGGTGCAGGCGGCGATGAAGGCCGCCGAGATCGGCTTGGCCTGGTTGGCACGTGGCCACCTTGCGCTGGCCCGCAGTTGGGCGCAGCGGGCTCAGGTGCTGCTGACCGGCGTCCCTGAGACCACCGCGCACGGCTACCTCGCGTATCTGCTCGCGGCGACCGCGGCCGACGCCGGCGATCAGGGGCAATTCGATACCGCAACACGGCACTTGGCAGCCATCGCGGAGAACTTGGATGACGCCGCCCTGGCCACGCTGACCCAGGCGCTGTCCGGCACGGCCGTGGCCGCCGCCGGCGACCCGGCCGGGTACCGAGCGCTCGACCAGGTGCTGCTACCGGTGCTCGACGAACCGTTGCCGGCCGAATGGGCAGCCGATGTGTACCGGCGGGCATTGACCCTGGCGCACCGGCGGAACGCGGCCGACCGGGTCGCGTCCTGGACGCAGTCCATGCAGCGGTGGTGCGATGCCACCGAACCGGAGTCGACCCAGTCGGCGTATCGCGCGGTCTGCGACGTGCACCGCCTCTCGGTGGTCACCGACGCCGATCCGCACGATCTGGTGCGTCAGGTGGTCGGGCTGCGGCGCCTGGTCGCCGACGTGGATGCGGTGGCGGCGAGCATGGTCGAGGAGTTGCTTTCCCGGAGTGTGGGGCGCGCCCGATAG
- a CDS encoding serine hydrolase domain-containing protein → MNADVLDVIDTWPVDSVAAAVVGPSGVLASRGDTSKPFALASVTKPLVARAAQIAIEEGAVELDTPAGPPGATIRHLLAHASGVSMRSADVLARPGQRRIYSNYGFELLARAVEAAADIEFGSYLTEAVFQPLQMSGSALLGGAEAAGFGGVSTVADLAVFAGELLRPALVSQELHDAAVTVQFPGLDGVLPGFGVQRPNDWGLGFELRDGKSPHWTGSANSPRTFGHFGQSGTFLWVDPVADLALVVLTDRDFGDWTYPLWPAISDGVLRENGTH, encoded by the coding sequence ATGAATGCCGATGTTCTCGACGTTATCGACACCTGGCCGGTTGATTCGGTTGCTGCGGCGGTGGTCGGCCCGTCTGGGGTACTGGCCAGCCGCGGCGACACGAGCAAGCCCTTCGCGCTGGCGTCGGTGACCAAACCGCTCGTCGCGCGGGCCGCGCAGATCGCGATCGAAGAGGGCGCTGTCGAACTCGACACTCCGGCCGGCCCGCCCGGTGCGACGATCCGCCATCTTTTGGCCCACGCGTCCGGCGTGTCCATGCGGTCGGCCGATGTGCTCGCCCGCCCCGGACAGCGTCGCATCTACTCGAACTACGGGTTCGAGCTCCTGGCCCGAGCGGTGGAGGCGGCCGCCGACATCGAGTTCGGCAGCTATCTGACCGAGGCGGTGTTCCAGCCGCTGCAGATGTCGGGTTCCGCACTTTTGGGCGGCGCGGAGGCCGCCGGTTTCGGCGGCGTGTCGACTGTCGCCGACCTGGCCGTGTTCGCCGGGGAGCTGTTGCGGCCTGCGCTGGTGTCGCAGGAACTGCACGACGCGGCCGTGACCGTGCAGTTTCCCGGGCTCGATGGAGTGTTGCCAGGGTTCGGTGTGCAGCGGCCGAATGACTGGGGGCTGGGCTTCGAGCTCCGGGACGGCAAATCCCCGCACTGGACCGGGTCGGCAAACTCGCCGCGCACGTTCGGTCATTTCGGTCAATCGGGGACGTTTCTGTGGGTCGATCCGGTCGCTGACCTGGCGTTGGTGGTGCTGACCGACCGTGACTTCGGGGACTGGACCTACCCGCTGTGGCCCGCGATATCTGATGGAGTCCTGAGAGAAAACGGGACACACTAG
- a CDS encoding DUF3145 domain-containing protein — protein MRASNQFADAATGVVYVHASPAAVCPHVEWALSSTLSARANLKWTPQPAMPGQLRAVTNWIGPVGTGAQLANALRSWSVLRFEVTEDPSAGVDGHRWCHTPQLGLWSGAMSANGDVMVGEMRLRSLMAGGADMLAAELDTVLGTAWDESLEPYRNGGDGAEVSWLSRGVG, from the coding sequence ATGCGTGCGTCGAATCAGTTCGCCGACGCGGCGACAGGCGTGGTGTATGTGCATGCCTCACCCGCGGCGGTATGCCCGCATGTTGAGTGGGCGTTGTCGTCGACCCTGTCGGCGCGGGCGAATCTGAAGTGGACACCGCAACCGGCCATGCCCGGCCAGTTGCGTGCGGTGACCAACTGGATCGGGCCCGTCGGCACCGGGGCGCAGCTGGCCAATGCCCTGCGCTCCTGGTCAGTGCTGCGCTTCGAGGTGACGGAGGATCCGAGCGCCGGCGTGGACGGGCACCGCTGGTGCCACACGCCCCAGCTGGGCCTGTGGAGCGGCGCGATGAGCGCCAACGGTGATGTGATGGTCGGCGAGATGCGGCTTCGTTCGCTGATGGCCGGCGGCGCCGACATGCTGGCAGCCGAACTCGACACCGTGCTGGGCACCGCGTGGGACGAATCGCTGGAGCCCTACCGCAACGGTGGTGACGGTGCCGAGGTGTCCTGGCTGAGCCGGGGCGTGGGGTAG
- a CDS encoding DUF4185 domain-containing protein yields the protein MESTKYIGRVGALAVALGIGTALTSGTGIAWAEGGSGDPGKSTVGSSDGSTSSPGQKKTPSKPSGALSKIGERIRKDVESGLNDVGDALKQTQSRLDSARTPIRTRTPKPRSKIQGTLTNATDTGNKADGGQKNETARIVPEAVTTAPDRQRATSPNTVVVRLKEATANIDQRSRDATAPLRSGITAINVPTIANESAIVPAPVESTPEPSVAKISAPPVVSALLSVAGLSPFGAGSSPVAPAQSPALWAMMAWTRREFERSINPLGSRVVSAKDAASVVAEDEIQPMAATPNAAVQTDDLTPKPQVPASLADYTEKLGWVTGVGYTDHWYVAGTDLGIMWNSGYTDPVTGKPIIYTLFGDTYSEPGMAGDWRNNVLFRTSDTDLSNGLQFSDALIHAGAGPGVPGTPTWYGTGGDRAGAAQIIYDPGQDGLFGRTYTMIPTSAIAIEKAGAEGGYRQYATVMSIRTWDNPGSWTTNYSGIAYSDDGGKTWTVDPDTIRSSGWFRAGPAYVPGDEHFQQNALVMSDDPTDPYVYVYGTPSGRQGSAYVARVEKDQITNLDAYEYWAGEDSSGAGQWVTGDPSAAEPVFGSSRTDFLPTVYRVADFFTFGLFTKIANGIWVGGLPTNGNVSEMSVQYNEYLGKYVVLYTDGGNNVVMRVSDSPQGEWSDTTTLVNNNLTSNTGMYAPMVHPMSGTDYFNKVDANGNVIEDNSQYLYYNLSYWGDYNVRLMQTDLSTMKTVSV from the coding sequence ATGGAATCGACCAAATACATCGGCCGCGTCGGCGCATTGGCCGTCGCCCTCGGCATCGGCACCGCATTGACCTCCGGGACCGGAATCGCCTGGGCCGAAGGCGGGTCCGGTGATCCGGGCAAATCCACCGTCGGAAGTTCCGACGGCTCCACCTCAAGCCCTGGACAGAAAAAGACTCCGAGCAAACCTTCTGGCGCGCTGTCGAAGATCGGCGAGCGGATCCGCAAGGATGTCGAGTCCGGCCTGAACGACGTCGGTGACGCGCTCAAGCAGACCCAGAGCCGGCTGGATTCCGCGCGCACGCCGATACGCACCCGGACGCCCAAGCCCCGGAGCAAGATTCAGGGCACACTCACCAACGCAACCGATACCGGCAACAAAGCTGACGGCGGCCAGAAGAACGAGACCGCACGGATCGTCCCGGAGGCGGTGACCACTGCGCCTGATCGGCAGCGCGCGACAAGCCCCAATACCGTGGTGGTTCGCCTGAAGGAGGCGACCGCGAACATCGATCAGCGCAGCCGCGACGCGACCGCGCCGCTGCGCTCCGGGATCACGGCGATCAACGTCCCCACAATCGCAAACGAAAGCGCGATTGTCCCGGCGCCGGTGGAGTCCACCCCCGAGCCGTCAGTGGCCAAGATCAGCGCACCACCGGTGGTCTCCGCGCTGCTGAGCGTCGCCGGTCTCTCACCGTTCGGTGCCGGTAGCAGCCCGGTGGCACCGGCCCAGTCGCCCGCGCTGTGGGCCATGATGGCTTGGACGCGTAGGGAATTCGAACGGTCGATCAACCCGTTGGGTTCCCGCGTCGTCTCGGCCAAGGATGCCGCCTCGGTGGTCGCCGAGGACGAGATCCAGCCGATGGCGGCCACACCCAACGCCGCGGTGCAGACCGATGACCTGACCCCCAAACCCCAGGTGCCGGCATCCCTGGCCGACTACACCGAAAAGCTCGGGTGGGTGACCGGGGTCGGCTACACCGACCACTGGTACGTCGCGGGCACGGATCTGGGCATCATGTGGAACAGCGGCTACACCGATCCCGTGACCGGGAAACCGATCATCTACACCCTGTTCGGCGACACCTACAGCGAGCCGGGCATGGCCGGGGACTGGCGCAACAACGTGTTGTTCCGCACCTCCGACACCGACCTGTCCAACGGACTGCAGTTCAGCGATGCGCTGATCCATGCCGGCGCGGGGCCCGGGGTGCCGGGCACACCGACGTGGTACGGCACCGGCGGCGATCGGGCCGGCGCGGCGCAGATCATCTACGACCCGGGCCAGGACGGGCTGTTCGGCCGCACCTACACGATGATCCCGACCTCGGCGATCGCGATCGAAAAAGCCGGCGCCGAGGGCGGTTACCGGCAGTACGCCACGGTGATGTCGATCCGCACCTGGGACAACCCCGGCAGCTGGACCACCAACTACTCCGGGATCGCCTACTCCGACGACGGCGGCAAGACCTGGACCGTCGACCCCGACACCATCCGTTCCTCAGGCTGGTTCCGGGCCGGCCCGGCCTACGTGCCCGGCGACGAGCACTTCCAGCAGAACGCCCTGGTGATGTCGGACGACCCGACCGACCCCTACGTCTACGTGTACGGGACACCGTCGGGCAGACAGGGTTCGGCGTACGTGGCCCGGGTCGAGAAGGATCAGATCACCAACCTGGACGCCTACGAGTACTGGGCGGGTGAGGATTCCAGCGGCGCCGGGCAATGGGTCACCGGCGATCCGTCGGCGGCGGAGCCGGTGTTCGGTTCCAGCCGAACCGATTTCCTGCCCACCGTGTACCGGGTCGCGGACTTCTTCACCTTCGGGCTGTTCACCAAGATCGCCAACGGCATCTGGGTCGGTGGCCTGCCCACCAACGGCAATGTCAGCGAGATGTCGGTGCAGTACAACGAGTACCTGGGCAAGTACGTTGTGCTCTACACCGACGGCGGCAACAATGTGGTGATGCGGGTGTCGGATTCACCGCAGGGTGAATGGTCGGATACCACCACGCTGGTCAACAACAACCTGACGAGCAACACCGGCATGTATGCGCCGATGGTCCATCCGATGTCGGGTACCGACTACTTCAACAAGGTCGACGCCAACGGCAATGTGATCGAGGACAACTCGCAGTACCTGTACTACAACCTGTCCTACTGGGGTGATTACAACGTGCGGTTGATGCAGACCGATCTGTCCACGATGAAGACGGTCTCGGTGTAG